In Aspergillus luchuensis IFO 4308 DNA, chromosome 1, nearly complete sequence, the following are encoded in one genomic region:
- a CDS encoding uncharacterized protein (COG:S;~EggNog:ENOG410Q024;~InterPro:IPR036875,IPR001878;~go_function: GO:0003676 - nucleic acid binding [Evidence IEA];~go_function: GO:0008270 - zinc ion binding [Evidence IEA]), translating to MPLHTPYCSRCGYEGHWRHECHQFCQYCHHPLTPKHSCPQAPNAAPICKGCGRVGHRKNTCTEFGPECYRCHKKGHKMSNCPSRSNKDSTAIAPVAAVGNDVGLGLELSPPIVEIAFPDLRYTITALVKFLLSGNSTDIKVDCLPYKTVIKHVGGPEIFVGMVYDTIDPLAKSLQGKIIDIEKLDDIRQKQATGLDIWHCSNGGYLDYIRDTRSPLYWRAYVGQSENLHRRISQHTNAIRKGSVNNLHYYIIKEGAGYRYANFIRLWTIPFPGSTDRVTRSVFNNVLEKVMCLAFQSLPARTLEQVFGPPENGKYSGIGLNVVSPLFQGRELGYTVRDQAVCLLEESPDPEIKKWPSFRRSLKAQRDQDSQQSQKSVKSSFWNSMTPFDHLAALWDAIETNTELENPHLPQPEDSIWRKQEEEPIDLSSWFESVSAIILQQGNLTQADLESPFGSTRAPIGIILDHAPSCAYGDGRPNLPWGLHESGFTETNSLIWSFNLQKFTYISGTFQAAPLHIADEHMLSAHTWRLICGSQMRVILLCGHNSEKIAVPANIRLRSFILKLHDFEYQVWLDIEESRINRTFIRSPAPLGGLWATKAREACQLGTLFRFVSDITGTKLRQGFYESAVSLALIIRNWDDENNKKIEKIAPANLEPLLQAWLAKNGFETEEQIRRLEQSAGGSLRYGLLVLSLVVPRQVRSTGVRRIPDSKVKRRGTIDRKILSAVKSLYLELHPGSSTPEEYKVTGEYNAADEHAIHEAAMCGVMLDDEDSDREYTEIPEPKLAANTRIGNFKNRLCLALGCWYQGRERAPGHYSVDIQHTKIYINATRENHKGGFWVKAELSPPGVRNPNVWAQDIRDGDPGARLAFRISIKESDGQETFVQYASHKSWQSCCKANTLVDELNGDQLLEIYTRPRRFIDIDHRNTRILAAYPALKSFIGGAFTDDNGVVMSRKRKDI from the exons ATGCCTCTCCATACACCATATTGCAGCAGATGCGGCTATGAAGGCCATTGGCGCCATGAATGCCATCAGTTCTGTCAGTATTGCCACCATCCCCTGACTCCTAAGCATAGCTGCCCCCAAGCCCCCAATGCTGCACCGATCTGCAAAGGCTGCGGGCGAGTAGGCCACCGGAAAAACACTTGCACGGAGTTCGGACCCGAGTGCTACCGGTGCCACAAGAAGGGCCACAAGATGAGTAACTGCCCTTCGAGATCGAATAAGGACTCTACTGCTATTGCACCCGTTGCTGCAGTTGGGAACGAtgttggccttggccttgaactTTCCCCACCTATCGTCGAG ATAGCGTTCCCAGACCTGAGATATACTATCACTGCGCTGGTCAAATTCTTGCTATCGGGAAACTCTACGGATATCAAGGTTGACTGCTTACCATATAAAACAGTGATCAAGCATGTAGGAGGCCCCGAGATATTCGTTGGGATGGTATACGACACTATCGACCCACTAGCCAAGTCTCTCCAGGGCAAGATCATCGATATTGAGAA ACTTGACGATATCCGCCAAAAGCAAGCCACAGGCCTAGATATTTGGCATTGCTCCAATGGGGGTTACCTGGACTATATAAGAGACACCCGCAGCCCTTTGTACTGGCGTGCATATGTTGGCCAATCAGAAAACCTCCATCGGCGGATTTCCCAGCATACGAATGCTATTCGCAAGGGTTCTGTAAACAACCTACATTATTATATCATAAAAGAAGGGGCAGGTTATCGTTACGCCAACTTCATTCGACTGTGGACAATTCCGTTCCCTGGAAGCACCGATCGCGTAACTAGAAGTGTTTTTAATAATGTTCTAGAGAAGGTCATGTGTCTCGCTTTTCAGTCTCTGCCTGCTCGGACGCTGGAGCAGGTTTTTGGCCCGCCTGAGAATGGAAAGTACTCCGGCATTGGATTAAATGTTGTTTCGCCTCTTTTTCAAGGCAGGGAGCTGGGATATACTGTTCGTGATCAGGCTGTGTGCTTACTGGAAGAGTCACCCGATCCGGAAATCAAGAAATGGCCAAGCTTCCGAAGGAGTTTAAAGGCTCAGCGGGACCAAGATAGCCAGCAGTCCCAGAAGAGCGTTAAATCGTCGTTCTGGAACAGCATGACCCCATTCGATCATCTTGCAGCATTATGGGACGCCATAGAAACAAATACTGAGCTGGAAAACCCCCACTTGCCGCAACCTGAGGATAGTATATGGAGaaaacaggaagaggagcccaTAGATCTCAGCTCTTGGTTCGAATCGGTATCAGCTATCATATTGCAGCAGGGCAATTTGACACAGGCTGACCTTGAAAGTCCTTTTGGCAGCACTCGAGCCCCGATCGGTATCATCCTAGATCATGCACCGTCGTGTGCATATGGGGATGGCCGGCCTAATCTTCCATGGGGGTTGCATGAGAGCGGCTTCACCGAAACAAACTCGTTGATCTGGTCCTTCAATCTCCAGAAATTTACATACATCTCCGGTACATTTCAGGCAGCCCCACTTCATATTGCTGATGAACATATGCTCTCTGCACACACCTGGCGGCTCATCTGTGGAAGCCAGATGCGGGTGATCTTGCTATGTGGCCATAATTCGGAGAAAATAGCAGTGCCGGCCAATATACGCCTCAGGAGTTTTATTCTGAAACTACATGATTTTGAGTATCAAGTATGGCTTGATATCGAAGAGTCTAGGATTAACCGAACTTTTATTCGCTCGCCTGCTCCTCTCGGCGGCCTTTGGGCTACCAAAGCCAGAGAGGCATGTCAGTTAGGGACATTATTTCGATTTGTTTCCGATATAACCGGCACTAAGCTTAGACAGGGCTTTTATGAGTCAGCTGTTTCGCTTGCTCTGATAATTCGGAACTGGGACGATgaaaacaataaaaaaattGAGAAAATAGCCCCGGCAAATCTCGAGCCCCTCCTGCAAGCTTGGTTGGCAAAGAATGGTTTCGAAACTGAGGAGCAGATTCGTCGACTTGAACAGTCTGCTGGGGGCTCTTTGCGCTACGGTCTTCTCGTCCTTAGCCTTGTTGTTCCCAGACAAGTAAGGTCAACTGGTGTACGCCGAATCCCTGATTCAAAAGTCAAGCGACGTGGCACTATAGACAGAAAAATCCTAAGCGCAGTCAAATCACTTTATCTAGAACTTCATCCCGGGAGCTCAACACCGGAAGAGTACAAAGTGACTGGTGAGTACAATGCGGCTGATGAGCATGCCATCCATGAAGCAGCTATGTGTGGAGTtatgctggatgatgaagattcAGACCGAGAATATACTGAAATTCCGGAACCAAAGCTAGCTGCAAACACGCGAATTGGCAATTTCAAGAACCGGTTGTGTCTGGCCTTGGGCTGCTGGTATCAAGGCCGTGAGCGAGCTCCAGGCCATTATAGTGTGGACATCCAGCATACCAAGATCTACATAAACGCGACCAGGGAGAACCACAAGGGAGGATTCTGGGTCAAGGCTGAACTTTCCCCACCTGGTGTTAGAAACCCCAATGTCTGGGCGCAAGATATCAGGGATGGGGACCCCGGAGCTCGACTGGCATTCCGCATTTCAATAAAGGAATCTGATGGTCAAGAGACCTTTGTCCAATATGCAAGCCATAAAAGCTGGCAGTCGTGCTGCAAAGCAAATACACTTGTGGATGAGCTTAATGGTGACCAGCTTCTTGAGATATATACTCGTCCTCGGCGCTTCATCGACATTGATCACCGAAATACCAGGATACTTGCAGCTTACCCGGCATTGAAGAGTTTTATTGGGGGTGCATTTACAGATGACAATGGAGTGGTAATGTCCCGTAAGCGAAAGGATATCTAA
- a CDS encoding uncharacterized protein (COG:S;~EggNog:ENOG410PH4E;~InterPro:IPR035426;~PFAM:PF04938) — translation MTNMPDKRKPSGSVTGYSPYAKRSRPSYAEEDDEEEAQPTVTPYERPRNHPVYGQKSAFPGLDVAGDDELFYGPAEDGLEYLRMVRSEANSLPFLFTAPQSTETTAATEQEQEQDQNGEEVQQRQEEVKDTPEPVPKGVVVDGVYFVPPTSKINTTVAPAADVANEGISDAQSSYYNLLHHRFLLLRSILKCTPPSEAIAGLDESHPISLPRHSRNARKEWRRLLLAVDPQTVQLACMDMESVLGVLEIMARLMSENVRSGDAQRVRRIGAWAWGLLGKCRDVGQLGTEEVGEIRDLGKRAVKILRKMREEDEKKMQEGDGSDEEDAEDETGGNAAEGEDGAQQVDGPSDDQDHDMQDVEEEKPATAEELEAAKARLQAKLADGEEQPAVTEPEVNNEEPTNEAATQTRAMLDMIITVIGEYYGQRDLLGARELWNGPEATA, via the exons ATGACCAACATGCCCGACAAACGCAAACCGTCCGGCTCAGTCACCGGCTACTCTCCCTACGCGAAACGTTCCCGCCCGTCCTatgccgaagaagatgacgaagaagaagcacaacCGACCGTGACTCCATACGAACGCCCGCGCAACCACCCAGTATACGGCCAAAAGAGCGCTTTTCCGGGTCTAGACGTCgcgggtgatgatgagttgTTCTACGGGCCTGCTGAAGATGGCTTGGAATATTTACGCATGGTTCG ATCGGAAGCAAATTCACTCCCTTTTTTGTTTACGGCACCGCAATCGACGGAAACTACTGCCGCgacggagcaggagcaggaacaggATCAGAATGGTGAGGAAGTGCAACAACGACAAGAAGAGGTGAAGGATACGCCAGAGCCTGTTCCtaagggggtggttgttgatggcgtCTACTTTGTTCCTCCTACGTCCAAGATCAACACTACTGTCGCCCCTGCTGCGGATGTCGCCAACGAGGGCATCTCCGACGCCCAATCAAGCTATTATaaccttcttcaccaccgctTCCTGCTCCTTCGATCGATACTGAAATGCACACCTCCATCCGAAGCTATCGCCGGGCTCGACGAATCCCACCCGATCAGTCTGCCGCGGCACTCGCGAAACGCGCGCAAGGAATGGCGCCGACTACTCCTGGCGGTGGATCCACAGACAGTACAGCTGGCGTGTATGGATATGGAGAGCGTGCTTGGGGTACTGGAGATCATGGCGCGGTTAATGTCGGAGAATGTACGGAGTGGGGATGCGCAACGGGTTCGACGCATCGGGGCTTGGGCGTGGGGTTTGTTGGGGAAGTGTAGGGATGTTGGACAGCTAGGTACGGAGGAGGTTGGGGAGATTCGGGATCTGGGAAAGAGAGCTGTGAAGATtctgaggaagatgagggaggaggatgagaagaagatgcaggaggGAGACGggtcggatgaggaagacgcTGAAGACGAAACGGGGGGAAACGctgcagagggagaggacgGAGCACAACAAGTGGATGGGCCGAGTGACGACCAGGATCACGATATgcaggatgtggaggaagagaagcctgCTACTGCTGAGGAGCTAGAGGCAGCCAAAGCACGACTTCAGGCGAAGCTcgcagatggagaggagcAACCCGCAGTCACCGAACCCGAGGTTAACAACGAAGAACCTACGAATGAAGCGGCGACACAGACTCGCGCCATGCTGGACATGATCATCACGGTCATCGGGGAGTATTATGGGCAACGGGACCTGCTGGGAGCACGCGAGCTATGGAATGGGCCCGAGGCTACCGCATGA
- a CDS encoding uncharacterized protein (COG:M;~EggNog:ENOG410Q2I7;~InterPro:IPR002110,IPR020683,IPR036770;~PFAM:PF13637;~go_function: GO:0005515 - protein binding [Evidence IEA]) translates to MHSQDRTTRHPDGARELYFFSIFKEPGTYSEALMLVTSRRRAEMLRYLLPIRATIRPEALFVQPLENKAEEQLTFRGPSKRKFKALDQIVDYTDVLLELSQHDTQVARLNKEPFREAMQNEHVECVRVFIDLFTKDDRHRAAICTHLLSLTLPHVELLTYFLSQGADPDTQHFETGEILLHRAAARGDESALRAILSSGSQVSL, encoded by the coding sequence ATGCACTCTCAGGACAGGACGACTAGACATCCTGACGGCGCTAGAGAGCtctattttttttcaatATTCAAAGAGCCAGGTACATATTCTGAAGCACTCATGTTGGTCACGTCTAGGCGCCGAGCAGAAATGCTTCGTTATCTCTTGCCAATACGAGCCACAATCCGACCTGAAGCGCTTTTTGTTCAGCCGCTTGAAAATAAGGCCGAAGAACAGTTGACTTTCAGGGGACCATCTAAACGCAAGTTCAAAGCGTTGGATCAGATCGTTGATTACACCGATGTCCTTCTGGAACTCTCACAGCACGACACGCAAGTGGCTCGCCTGAACAAGGAGCCATTCAGGGAAGCAATGCAAAATGAGCATGTAGAATGCGTCCGAGTATTTATCGACTTGTTTACCAAGGACGATAGACACCGTGCAGCAATCTGCACTCACCTACTTTCGTTGACCTTGCCCCATGTTGAATTGCTTACATATTTTCTCAGCCAGGGTGCTGACCCAGATACACAGCATTTTGAAACTGGTGAGATTTTGTTGCACCGCGCTGCAGCCAGAGGGGATGAGAGTGCACTCAGGGCTATTTTATCTTCTGGCTCACAGGTTTCCCTGTAA
- a CDS encoding ankyrin repeat domain-containing protein (COG:M;~EggNog:ENOG410Q2I7;~InterPro:IPR002110,IPR020683,IPR036770;~go_function: GO:0005515 - protein binding [Evidence IEA]) — MLENNNNVEDLDVNQTNKDGSSGLFLAARGGHIMVVQKLLDLGANIDAPGFHAASDPSWHLFLCAQKGGILQSLQAALASDDNAVAELLLDAGVKLTTQQQFDDAIQTAAFKGNIPNFQRLMAGDVGDFAPDIRPDPLQIALAGGKMRRAKLLLQSCTDTNEEKGFFSNALAAAIASEKLSIVQLVLDAGANIKLRGRYGFSLRAAVIINNFEITKCLLEKGTDPNEEDHELGDALQAAASRGNIER; from the exons ATGCTTGAGAATAACAATAATGTTGAGGATTTGGATGTGAACCAGACAAACAAAGATGGAAGCTCTGGGCTATTCCTGGCAGCTCGTGGTGGCCACATCATGGTTGTTCAGAAGCTCCTAGACTTGGGAGCCAATATAGACGCACCGGGGTTTCA TGCAGCTTCTGATCCATCATggcacctcttcctctgtgCCCAGAAGGGGGGAATATTACAGTCCCTGCAGGCGGCTTTGGCGAGTGATGACAATGCAGTTGCAGAACTCCTGCTTGATGCTGGGGTCAAGCTTACTACACAGCAGCAATTCGATGATGCCATACAGACCGCAGCTTTCAAAGGGAATATTCCAAATTTCCAGCGGCTTATGgcaggggatgttggagactTTGCTCCAGACATCAGGCCTGATCCCCTTCAAATAGCCCTCGCGGGAGGCAAGATGAGGAGAGCAAAGCTGCTATTGCAAAGCTGCACCGACACAAACGAGGAAAAAGGTTTCTTTAGCAATGCGCTCGCGGCTGCTATTGCAAGTGAGAAGCTGTCAATAGTACAGCTAGTTCTTGATGCTGGAGCTAATATCAAGCTTCGAGGACGATACGGCTTTTCTCTTCGCGCAGCTGTCATAATCAACAATTTTGAAATCACTAAATGTCTGCTTGAGAAGGGTACAGATCCaaacgaagaagatcatgagCTGGGAGATGCCCTTCAGGCTGCTGCAAGCCGCGGCAACATAGAGAGATAA
- a CDS encoding putative mitochondrial carrier protein (Pet8) (COG:C;~EggNog:ENOG410PW3S;~InterPro:IPR018108,IPR023395;~PFAM:PF00153;~TransMembrane:3 (i159-180o205-225i279-299o)) has translation MSADVNNKDVSIAAGISAIGVELLTHPIATLITRLQSPSYATTYQHVNGGINPALYRGLYQGFGPTLITNIPASLAFFTIYETMKSTLQPSEGTQSSKSDELATYAISSAVADLVACAITNPAEVLTQNAQVVQAQSSHSRSPLLSTVRHFSRHPAKLWAGYTMLAASHLPGTSLTFLLYEYLKTGWFEVPQNCSEVRTYFKRGLYSGALASAAVSLLFIPVDVVKTHLRLAVGMPTHSRLPSRADLLATPVSVKVQRVSSGNAMAVTRRILAKDGIRGLFRGGALTCLAAGLGGGLFLGCYDGFKAYFGAHV, from the exons ATGTCTGCCGATGTCAATAACAAGGACGTCTCAATT GCAGCAGGCATCAGCGCAATTGGAGTTGAGCTACTCACCCACCCAATCGCCACGCTCATTACTCGATTACAATCACCTAGCTACGCGACGACATATCAGCATGTCAACGGCGGTATCAACCCAGCACTGTACCGAGGGTTGTATCAAGGATTCGGCCCAACTCTTATCACGAACATCCCTGCATCACTCGCATTTTTCACAATCTACGAGACTATGAAATCAACACTTCAACCGAGCGAAGGCACGCAATCGTCAAAATCCGACGAGCTAGCCACGTACGCGATCAGCAGCGCGGTAGCTGATTTGGTGGCCTGCGCCATCACTAACCCCGCCGAAGTCCTGACGCAGAATGCCCAGGTCGTGCAAGCTCAATCCAGCCATAGTCGTTCGCCACTACTGTCGACTGTCAGGCATTTTTCCCGGCATCCGGCCAAGCTCTGGGCCGGGTATACGATGCTAGCTGCTAGCCATCTCCCCGGGACGAGTCTGACCTTCTTGCTGTATGAGTATCTCAAGACGGGTTGGTTTGAGGTCCCGCAGAATTGCAGTGAGGTTAGGACTTATTTCAAGCGAGGGCTTTACAGCGGTGCACTGGCTAGCGCAGCGGTTTCTCTGCTATTCATCCCGGTTGATGTAGTGAAAACGCACTTGAGGCTTGCGGTGGGTATGCCCACCCACTCTCGACTGCCTTCAAGGGCAGATCTCCTCGCTACACCTGTGTCAGTGAAGGTACAGCGGGTATCGTCCGGAAATGCGATGGCTGTTACAAGACGCATATTAGCGAAGGATGGCATACGAGGTCTTTTCCGAGGCGGGGCCTTGACGTGCCTCGCAGCTGGTCTGGGAGGTGGTTTGTTCCTTGGGTGTTACGACGGTTTCAAGGCATACTTTGGAGCGCACGTATAA
- the KU80 gene encoding ATP-dependent DNA helicase 2 subunit KU80 (BUSCO:EOG09261ACJ;~COG:L;~EggNog:ENOG410PK4Q;~InterPro:IPR006164,IPR014893,IPR036494,IPR016194, IPR036465,IPR005161,IPR024193,IPR002035;~PFAM:PF03731,PF02735,PF08785;~go_component: GO:0005634 - nucleus [Evidence IEA];~go_component: GO:0043564 - Ku70:Ku80 complex [Evidence IEA];~go_function: GO:0003677 - DNA binding [Evidence IEA];~go_function: GO:0003684 - damaged DNA binding [Evidence IEA];~go_function: GO:0042162 - telomeric DNA binding [Evidence IEA];~go_process: GO:0000723 - telomere maintenance [Evidence IEA];~go_process: GO:0006303 - double-strand break repair via nonhomologous end joining [Evidence IEA];~go_process: GO:0006310 - DNA recombination [Evidence IEA]): MADKEATVYIVDCGKSMGERRHGREVTDLDWAMQYVWDRITGTVATGRKMALIGVLGLRTDDTANELEDDPDYSHISVLSGIKQFLMPDIRSLSDRIKPSKTNKGDAISALVLAIQMIITQCKKLKYKRRIVLVTNGQGPMNPDNLSEITKKIKEDNIELIILGPDFDDPDYGVKEEDKDPRKAENEALLRSLAEDCDGAYGTLEQAVAELETPRVKSTRITASFKGHLQLGNPAEYDTAVRIPVERYYRTYVAKAPSASQFTVRNEEEMEAAGAGSQDGSSLVGVRNSRSYQIDDGTTEDGVTTVDRDQLAKGYEYGRTLVPISETDENITTLETFAAIELLGFIQSDRYDRYMHMSTTNIIIAQRANDKAALALSSFIHALFELESYAVARMVLKENKPPVIVVLAPSIEPDYECLLEAQLPFAEDVRTYRFPPLDRVVTVSGKVVTQHRNLPSDDLLNAMDKYVKSMELTDADENGDPTESLPIDDSFSPVLHRIDSAVRHRAIHPNDPIPPPAPVLTKFSHPPDDLVEKSKKYLDKLVAVSDVKKVPPKTKGTKRSRETEKPLSGLDVDALLHQEKRTKISPNNAIPEFKQTLSQAENIDTIKDAVKQMSTIIEDQIRHSLGDVNYPRVAEGLVVMREELIDYEEPALYNDFLKQLKEKLLKEELGGDRRELWWLLRRSKLGLIDKGESDRSEVEEEEAKAFMSMAAK; encoded by the exons ATGGCCGATAAAGAGGCAACTGTCTATATCGTGGACTGTGGCAAGTCCATGGGAGAGCGCCGTCATGGTCGCGAAGTGACGGATCTCGACTGGGCGATGCAGTATGTTTGGGATCGCATCACAGGGACG GTGGCCACCGGACGAAAAATGGCTTTGATCGGTGTTCTTGGGCTGAGGACAGATG ATACCGCGAATGAATTGGAGGATGATCCTGATTATTCGCATATCTCTGTTCTATCTGGCATTAAGCA GTTTCTCATGCCGGATATCCGGAGTTTGAGCGACCGGATAAAGCCTAGCAAGACTAATAAGGGAGATG CTATCTCTGCGCTTGTGCTTGCGATTCAAATGATCATCACTCAGTGCAAGAAACTGAAGTATAAGCGCAGGATTGTCCTGGTTACTAATGGGCAGGGCCCGATGAATCCGGATAATCTCAGCGAGATAACGAAGAAGATTAAGGAGGATAATATTGAACTGATTATCTT GGGACCTGACTTTGATGACCCTGACTACGgagtgaaggaggaagataaAGATCCGCGAAAG GCGGAAAACGAAGCACTCCTGCGTAGTCTGGCTGAAGACTGCGATGGAGCTTATGGAACCCTAGAACAAGCTGTTGCGGAGCTAGAAACACCTCGTGTAAAGAGCACAAGGATAACGGCAAGCTTCAAGGGCCATTTACAGCTAGGAAACCCCGCAGAGTATGATACTGCAGTTCGAATCCCCGTGGAGCGCTACTACAGGACATACGTTGCGAAGGCGCCGTCGGCTAGTCAGTTCACAGTACGTAacgaagaggagatggaagcgGCGGGAGCGGGCTCGCAAGATGGTAGTTCTCTTGTAGGTGTTCGAAACAGCAGATCCTACCAAATTGACGATGGGACTACTGAAGACGGAGTGACAACCGTGGATCGAGACCAACTTGCCAAAGGTTACGAGTACGGGCGGACATTGGTCCCTATCAGCGAGACGGATGAGAATATCACCACCCTGGAGACATTTGCGGCTATCGAACTTCTTGGGTTCATACAGAGCGATCGA TATGATCGGTACATGCACATGTCGACGACAAACATCATCATTGCGCAGCGCGCCAATGACAAGGCAGCACTCgctctttcctccttcatACATGCACTCTTCGAGCTGGAATCGTATGCTGTTGCCCGTATGGTGCTGAAAGAGAACAAGCCCCCTGTCATAGTTGTGCTTGCACCATCAATCGAACCCGACTACGAGTGTCTCCTCGAGGCGCAATTGCCATTCGCAGAAGACGTACGAACGTACCGCTTCCCTCCACTCGACAGGGTCGTTACAGTGTCTGGTAAAGTGGTAACGCAGCATCGCAACCTACCCAGCGACGATTTGCTGAATGCAATGGACAAATACGTGAAAAGCATGGAGCTCACCGATGCGGACGAGAACGG TGACCCGACGGAATCTCTCCCAATCGACGACTCCTTCTCACCAGTCCTGCACCGCATCGATTCTGCCGTCCGCCATCGTGCCATCCATCCTAACGACCCTATTCCTCCCCCTGCCCCAGTCCTAACAAAGTTCTCCCACCCTCCGGATGACCTTGTTGAGAAGTCTAAGAAATATCTAGACAAGCTAGTAGCAGTATCAGACGTCAAGAAAG TCCCACCAAAAACCAAGGGCACCAAACGATCCCGTGAAACGGAGAAGCCACTATCTGGTCTCGACGTGGATGCACTTCTCCACCAAGAGAAGCGCACAAAGATCTCACCTAACAATGCAATCCCCGAATTCAAGCAGACGCTCTCGCAGGCAGAGAACATCGACACAATCAAGGATGCAGTGAAGCAGATGAGCACTATCATCGAAGACCAAATCAGACACAGTCTTGGCGATGTTAATTATCCTCGGGTCGCTGAGGGGCTAGTTGTGATGCGGGAGGAACTGATCGATTATGAGGAACCTGCGCTGTATAATGATTTCTTGaagcagctgaaggagaagttgttgaaggaggagcttgGTGGGGATAGACGGGAGCTGTGGTGGCTGCTCAGGAGGAGTAAGTTGGGGTTGATTGACAAGGGGGAGTCGGATCGGTctgaggtggaggaagaggaggcgaAGGCTTTTATGTCTATGGCTGCTAAGTGA
- a CDS encoding Qc-SNARE protein (COG:U;~EggNog:ENOG410PFW0;~InterPro:IPR000727,IPR001683,IPR036871;~PFAM:PF00787;~go_function: GO:0035091 - phosphatidylinositol binding [Evidence IEA]), translated as MPPTTLEISIPTTSISATQPPYTLYNITLRLPLRSFTISKRYSDFTTFHNTLTSQTNAPPPAPLPPKSWFQNTINNATLRESRREALEAYLRAINESDDPRWRNSPAWRAFLNLPSLPSNNNSSSGGGNGASTRLHAAITDPGDSEGGGITDPILWLDCFRDMKGHLHDARLYLTRRDQETTPQRQHESSARAKSELVRAGGLIGSLESGLRNLSNTSTSGGEENNNAGSRPGSKLGRRNTATTATAWSVSGNNTLGEGEMRRRKDLLINARKEKDGLEDLLNAMAAKSRIDSAVASIQDKEALMGTQGGKKAIRSSGRVLGRETERTRELDNSGVVQLQKQMMQDQDVAVDELMRIVNRQKELGIAINNELQVQNELLNLADEDATRLGGKIDIGKKRIGRIS; from the exons ATGCCCCCCACAACCCTCGAaatctccatccccacaaCCAGCATCTCCGCAACCCAACCTCCCTACACCCTCTACAACATCACCCTCCGCCTGCCCCTCCGCTCATTCACCATCTCAAAGCGCTACTCCGACTTCACGACCTTCCACAACACCCTAACCTCCCAGACAAATGCGCCCCCAcccgcccccctccccccgaaATCCTGGTTCCagaacaccatcaacaacgccaCCCTGCGCGAATCCCGCCGCGAAGCACTAGAAGCCTACCTGCGCGCGATCAACGAAAGTGACGATCCCCGATGGCGGAACAGTCCCGCGTGGCGGGCATTCCTGAATCTTCCTAGCCTACCTTCCAACAACAAtagcagcagtggtggtggtaatggGGCAAGTACACGACTCCACGCAGCAATCACCGACCCCGGCGACTCCGAAGGCGGAGGGATCACGGACCCGATTCTCTGGCTGGATTGCTTCAGGGATATGAAGGGACATTTACATGATGCGAGGTTGTATTTGACGAGACGGGATCAGGAGACTACGCCGCAGCGACAGCATGAGAGTTCGGCGAGAGCGAAGAGTGAGCTTGTTAGGGCTGGGGGGTTGATTGGGAGTTTGGAGAGTGGGTTGAGGAATTTGAGTAATACGTCTACTtctggtggggaggaaaataataatgCAGGGTCAAGACCGGGTAGTAAACTCGGGCGCAGGAATACCGCTACAACTGCCACGGCGTGGAGCGTTAGTGGGAACAATACCCtcggggaaggggagatgcGACGACGGAAGGATCTACTGATTAACgcgaggaaagagaaagatggGCTGGAGGATTTATTGAATGCCATGGCGGCGAAGAGTCGGATTGATAGTGCGGTGGCGTCGATTCAGGATAAGGAGGCGTTGATGGGGACGCAGGGCGGGAAGAAGGCGATTAGGTCGTCtgggagggtgttggggagggagacggagaggacGCGTGAATTGGATAATAGTGGGGTGGTGCAGTTGCAGAAGCAGATGATGCAGGATCAGGATGTCGCGGTCGATGAGTTGATGAGGATTGTTAATCGGCAGAAGGAGTTGGGGATTGCCATTAATAATGAGTTGCAGGTGCAGAATGAGTTGTTGAATTtggcggatgaagatgctACCAG GTTGGGTGGGAAGATTGATattgggaagaagaggattggGAGGATTTCTTGA